A stretch of the Rodentibacter haemolyticus genome encodes the following:
- the pgl gene encoding 6-phosphogluconolactonase has protein sequence MNYITFPTAQNAVEKIAQEFVIYSQLNRPVHISLSGGSTPKLLFKTLATEPYASQVQWKNLHFWWGDDRMVEPTDPESNYGEVQKLLFDHIQIPTENIHRIRGENEPHLEVKRFEEELSAVISDGVFDWIILGMGADGHTASLFPHQTNFDDNHLAVIAKHPETGQIRISKTAKLIEQAKRITYLVTGDSKAEILKEIQTISAEKLPYPAAKIHAKNGITEWYLDKAAAKFL, from the coding sequence ATGAACTATATCACTTTCCCCACGGCACAAAATGCTGTGGAAAAAATCGCTCAAGAGTTTGTGATTTACAGTCAGTTAAATCGTCCTGTACATATTTCCCTATCCGGCGGTTCCACCCCAAAATTGTTATTTAAGACCTTAGCAACGGAACCTTATGCCTCACAAGTTCAGTGGAAAAATTTACATTTTTGGTGGGGCGATGATCGAATGGTTGAGCCCACTGATCCTGAGAGCAATTATGGTGAAGTACAAAAATTGCTGTTTGATCATATTCAGATTCCAACAGAAAACATTCACCGCATCCGTGGTGAAAACGAACCGCACCTAGAGGTAAAACGTTTTGAAGAAGAATTAAGTGCGGTCATTTCTGACGGTGTTTTTGACTGGATTATTCTTGGTATGGGAGCGGACGGTCATACTGCCTCTCTTTTCCCACATCAGACAAATTTTGATGATAATCACCTTGCCGTGATTGCAAAACACCCTGAAACAGGACAAATTCGTATTTCTAAAACCGCTAAACTCATTGAGCAAGCAAAACGTATTACTTACTTGGTGACGGGGGATAGCAAAGCGGAAATTCTGAAGGAAATTCAAACAATATCTGCGGAAAAATTACCTTATCCTGCAGCTAAAATTCACGCCAAAAACGGCATAACGGAATGGTATTTGGATAAAGCGGCGGCGAAGTTCTTATAA
- the lon gene encoding endopeptidase La: protein MKAKKTQRTIPVLPLRDVVVFPYMVMPLFVGRAKSINALEEAMNEDKQLLLVSQKQADLEEPTVDDVFDVGTIANIIQLLKLPDGTVKVLVEGQQRAKINSLEEGENFFSAQITPIDSIHGNEQEISVVKTAVLAEFENYLTLNKKVPADVLSALQRIEEADRLADTMAAHLPVTVRHKQNVLELADVQARLEYLLGMMESEADILQVEKRIRSRVKKQMEKSQRNYYLSEQIKAIRKEMGEGESEDTLDEVEQLRQKVEAAGMPTEVREKVESELQKLKMMSAMSAEATVLRSYVEWMLQVPWHQRTKVKKDITKAQQILDADHYGLERVKERILEYLAVQARLNKVKGPILCLVGPPGVGKTSLGQSIANATGRKYVRMALGGVRDEAEIRGHRKTYIGALPGKLIQKMAKVGVKNPLFLLDEIDKMASDMRGDPASALLEVLDPEQNTAFNDHYLEVDYDLSDVMFVATSNSMNIPGPLLDRMEVIRLSGYTEDEKLNIAMRHLLQKQIERNGLKKGELVVEESAILNIIRYYTREAGVRNLEREISKICRKAVKNLLVDPKLKSITVNADNLHDYLGVKRYEFGKADTQNRVGEVTGLAWTEVGGDLLTIETASVIGKGKLTFTGSLGDVMKESIQAAMTVVRARADKLGINPEFHEKRDIHIHVPDGATPKDGPSAGIAMCTALVSCLTGNPVRADVAMTGEISLRGKVLPIGGLKEKLLAAHRGGIKTVLIPKENVKDLEEIPDNVKENLTIHAVETIDEVLGFALENPPEGIEFVKVETKPKTPRRKSTTKTTRAVN from the coding sequence ATGAAAGCCAAAAAAACACAACGTACGATACCCGTATTGCCGTTACGCGATGTCGTGGTTTTCCCTTATATGGTCATGCCGCTTTTTGTAGGGCGTGCAAAATCCATTAATGCGCTTGAAGAAGCGATGAATGAAGATAAACAGCTCCTTTTAGTTTCACAAAAACAAGCCGATTTAGAAGAACCGACGGTTGATGACGTATTTGATGTGGGCACGATTGCCAATATTATTCAATTATTGAAATTGCCGGATGGGACGGTGAAAGTATTGGTGGAAGGGCAACAGCGCGCAAAAATTAATAGTTTGGAAGAAGGGGAAAACTTCTTTTCTGCCCAAATTACTCCGATTGATTCCATCCATGGCAATGAGCAAGAAATCAGTGTGGTAAAAACGGCGGTATTGGCAGAGTTTGAAAACTATCTTACCTTAAATAAAAAAGTGCCTGCAGATGTATTAAGTGCGCTTCAACGGATTGAAGAGGCGGATCGCCTAGCGGATACGATGGCAGCGCATTTGCCGGTAACGGTTCGCCATAAGCAAAACGTGTTAGAACTTGCTGATGTGCAAGCACGTTTAGAATATTTGCTTGGTATGATGGAATCGGAAGCGGATATTCTACAAGTGGAAAAACGCATCCGTAGCCGTGTGAAAAAGCAAATGGAAAAAAGCCAACGTAACTATTACTTGAGCGAGCAAATTAAAGCGATTCGCAAAGAAATGGGAGAAGGCGAAAGTGAAGATACCCTTGATGAAGTTGAACAACTTCGTCAAAAGGTTGAGGCTGCAGGAATGCCGACGGAAGTACGTGAGAAAGTAGAAAGCGAATTACAAAAACTCAAAATGATGTCGGCGATGTCGGCAGAAGCCACAGTGTTGCGCAGTTATGTGGAGTGGATGCTTCAAGTGCCTTGGCATCAACGCACCAAAGTAAAAAAAGATATTACAAAAGCGCAACAGATATTAGATGCGGATCATTATGGTTTAGAGCGTGTGAAAGAACGCATTTTGGAATATCTTGCGGTACAGGCCCGTTTGAATAAAGTAAAAGGGCCGATTCTTTGTTTGGTAGGCCCTCCGGGAGTGGGAAAAACCTCATTAGGGCAATCCATTGCCAATGCAACCGGTCGTAAATATGTGCGTATGGCGCTTGGTGGTGTACGTGATGAGGCGGAAATTCGCGGTCATCGTAAGACTTATATTGGTGCTTTACCCGGTAAATTGATCCAAAAAATGGCGAAAGTGGGCGTGAAGAACCCATTATTCCTGCTCGATGAAATTGACAAAATGGCATCGGATATGCGCGGTGATCCAGCCTCCGCTTTATTAGAAGTGCTTGATCCTGAACAAAACACCGCTTTCAACGATCACTATTTAGAGGTGGATTACGATCTATCGGATGTGATGTTTGTGGCAACCTCGAATTCGATGAATATTCCGGGCCCATTGCTTGACCGTATGGAAGTGATTCGCCTTTCCGGTTATACGGAAGATGAAAAACTTAATATAGCGATGCGCCATTTGTTACAAAAACAAATAGAACGTAACGGCTTGAAAAAAGGCGAATTAGTAGTGGAAGAAAGTGCGATTTTAAACATTATCCGTTACTACACCCGTGAAGCCGGTGTACGTAATCTAGAACGTGAAATTTCTAAGATTTGTCGTAAGGCAGTGAAAAATTTATTGGTTGATCCAAAACTGAAATCTATCACGGTGAACGCCGATAATCTCCATGATTATCTCGGTGTAAAACGTTATGAGTTTGGCAAAGCGGACACTCAAAACCGAGTAGGGGAAGTCACCGGCTTGGCTTGGACGGAAGTGGGTGGTGATTTATTGACGATTGAAACCGCCTCTGTCATTGGTAAAGGTAAACTTACATTCACCGGTTCTCTTGGCGATGTGATGAAAGAATCGATCCAAGCGGCAATGACGGTGGTACGCGCTCGTGCAGATAAACTCGGTATTAATCCTGAGTTCCACGAAAAACGTGATATTCATATTCACGTACCGGACGGCGCAACCCCGAAAGACGGTCCAAGCGCGGGGATCGCAATGTGTACGGCGCTTGTTTCTTGTTTAACCGGTAATCCGGTGCGTGCCGATGTGGCGATGACGGGGGAAATCAGCTTACGTGGTAAAGTATTGCCAATCGGAGGCTTAAAAGAAAAACTACTGGCAGCACATCGCGGTGGCATTAAAACCGTTTTGATTCCAAAAGAAAATGTGAAAGATTTGGAAGAAATTCCGGATAACGTAAAAGAAAACCTTACCATTCACGCCGTTGAAACCATTGATGAAGTACTCGGCTTTGCGTTAGAGAATCCACCAGAAGGCATTGAATTTGTGAAAGTGGAAACCAAACCGAAAACGCCACGTCGCAAATCCACAACAAAAACGACAAGAGCGGTTAATTAA
- the hemW gene encoding radical SAM family heme chaperone HemW, with protein sequence MLKLPHLSLYIHIPWCVQKCPYCDFNSHAQKGNIPESDYIYHLLQDLQLDLVRFKDSIHDRKLHSIFIGGGTPSLFSAEGIATLLSEIKKHIPFEDDIEITLEANPGTVESERFKGYVSAGVTRISMGIQSFSDDKLQRLGRIHNSLEAKSAVNLAKVSGLKSFNLDLMHGLPNQTLNDALDDLRQAIALSPPHLSWYQLTIEPNTMFAYRPPKLPDDDQLWDIFEQGHKLLTEAGYQQYETSAYAKQGFQCRHNLNYWRFGDYLAIGCGAHGKLTFPKGEILRFSKTKHPKGYLRGEYLYEEKNVPEIDRPFEFFMNRFRLLEPVPKAEFEAYTGLPQSAVRNQIDFALAQGYLIETSETWQITEQGKLFLNELLELFLTEE encoded by the coding sequence ATGCTCAAACTTCCCCATCTCTCACTTTATATTCATATTCCTTGGTGTGTGCAAAAGTGCCCATATTGTGATTTCAACTCACATGCGCAGAAGGGAAATATTCCGGAAAGCGACTATATTTATCATTTACTACAAGATTTACAACTGGATTTGGTGCGCTTTAAGGACTCCATTCACGATCGTAAATTACACTCGATTTTTATTGGCGGCGGCACGCCGAGTTTATTTTCTGCGGAAGGCATCGCCACTTTGTTAAGTGAAATCAAAAAGCACATTCCTTTTGAAGATGATATTGAAATAACGCTTGAAGCCAATCCCGGTACGGTGGAATCGGAACGTTTCAAAGGTTATGTTTCGGCCGGTGTAACACGTATTTCTATGGGGATTCAAAGTTTTAGCGATGACAAACTTCAGCGTTTAGGGCGTATTCATAATTCACTCGAAGCCAAAAGTGCGGTCAATTTAGCGAAAGTTTCCGGCTTAAAAAGTTTCAATTTGGATTTAATGCACGGACTGCCAAACCAAACGTTAAATGACGCCTTAGATGATTTACGCCAAGCAATAGCGCTTTCTCCACCTCATCTTTCTTGGTATCAACTTACTATTGAACCCAACACAATGTTTGCTTATCGTCCCCCGAAGTTACCTGATGATGACCAACTATGGGATATTTTTGAACAAGGGCATAAATTGTTGACGGAAGCCGGTTATCAACAATATGAAACGTCAGCCTACGCCAAGCAGGGCTTTCAATGCCGACATAATTTAAATTATTGGCGTTTTGGGGATTATTTGGCGATTGGATGTGGTGCACATGGAAAACTTACTTTTCCAAAGGGAGAGATTTTGCGTTTTTCTAAAACCAAGCATCCGAAAGGTTATTTGCGTGGCGAATATTTATATGAGGAAAAAAACGTTCCCGAAATCGACCGCCCTTTTGAATTTTTTATGAACCGATTCCGTTTGTTGGAACCCGTACCCAAAGCCGAGTTTGAAGCCTACACAGGGTTGCCGCAAAGTGCGGTCAGAAATCAAATTGATTTTGCGCTCGCACAAGGCTACCTTATAGAAACTTCTGAAACTTGGCAAATCACGGAACAAGGAAAATTATTCTTAAATGAATTGTTGGAATTATTTTTAACGGAAGAATGA
- a CDS encoding DUF1304 domain-containing protein, whose amino-acid sequence MEILAFILTALVALEHFYILYLEMFALSSPAAKRIFKLSEQDLANPKIRVLFANQGLYNGFLAAGLVFSLLIQQISLTYFFLICVIIAAIYGTITANKGILFKQGLPAVLALISQLMIIASRNFCL is encoded by the coding sequence ATGGAAATTTTAGCCTTTATTTTGACCGCACTTGTAGCATTGGAACATTTTTATATTCTTTATTTGGAAATGTTTGCTTTGAGTAGCCCGGCGGCAAAGCGAATTTTTAAATTAAGCGAACAAGATCTTGCTAACCCTAAGATCAGAGTTTTGTTTGCCAACCAAGGGTTATACAATGGTTTTCTTGCCGCAGGTTTGGTATTTTCCTTATTAATTCAACAAATTTCGCTAACCTATTTTTTCCTTATTTGCGTTATCATTGCGGCAATATATGGCACAATTACGGCGAACAAAGGGATTTTGTTTAAGCAGGGATTACCGGCTGTGTTGGCACTGATATCTCAGTTAATGATTATTGCTTCGCGTAACTTTTGTTTATAG
- a CDS encoding DUF4298 domain-containing protein encodes MLPKERLAKIAEMEAVLNESTDFLAEAQRLLEKWQAFLPKMKSLEQYYFTGDWRDDYEAYEQGKIPKDQPYGVLSEDLIFNASADQQRLAIEYLKVITAILDH; translated from the coding sequence ATGTTACCCAAAGAACGTTTGGCGAAAATTGCCGAAATGGAAGCTGTTTTGAATGAATCAACGGATTTTCTTGCCGAAGCACAAAGGCTTCTTGAAAAATGGCAAGCATTCTTACCGAAAATGAAATCCTTAGAACAATATTATTTTACCGGAGATTGGCGTGATGATTACGAAGCCTATGAGCAAGGTAAAATCCCCAAAGATCAACCCTACGGCGTACTTTCGGAAGATCTGATTTTTAATGCGAGCGCCGATCAGCAACGTCTTGCTATTGAATATTTAAAAGTGATCACGGCAATCTTAGATCATTGA
- the rpe gene encoding ribulose-phosphate 3-epimerase — translation MKPYLIAPSILSADLARLGDDVQNVLNAGADVIHFDVMDNHYVPNLTFGPVVCKALRDYGITAPIDVHLMVKPVDRIIPDFAKAGANYISFHPEASEHIDRTLQLIRDHGCKSGLVFNPATPLSYLDYVLDKVDLILLMSVNPGFGGQSFIPSTLKKLQQVRKMIDDSGFDIRLEVDGGVKINNIAEIAAAGADMFVAGSAIFDQPDYKQVIDQMRQQLETVHGE, via the coding sequence ATGAAACCTTATCTTATTGCGCCCTCAATTCTTTCTGCCGATCTTGCCCGACTTGGTGATGATGTTCAAAATGTACTGAATGCCGGTGCGGATGTAATTCATTTTGATGTTATGGATAACCATTATGTGCCGAACCTCACTTTCGGTCCTGTTGTATGTAAAGCTTTGCGTGATTACGGCATTACAGCACCGATAGACGTTCATTTAATGGTAAAACCGGTGGATAGAATTATTCCTGATTTTGCGAAAGCCGGAGCTAATTATATTAGTTTTCATCCGGAAGCTTCGGAACATATTGATCGTACATTGCAACTTATTCGAGATCACGGCTGTAAATCAGGTTTAGTGTTTAATCCGGCAACGCCGTTGAGCTATTTGGATTATGTATTGGATAAAGTGGATTTGATTTTATTAATGTCGGTAAATCCGGGATTTGGCGGACAATCTTTCATTCCGTCCACACTGAAAAAATTACAACAAGTACGCAAAATGATTGATGATAGCGGGTTTGATATTCGTCTTGAAGTGGATGGCGGCGTAAAAATCAACAATATTGCGGAAATTGCGGCAGCCGGTGCCGATATGTTCGTTGCCGGTTCAGCCATTTTTGATCAACCGGATTATAAACAAGTCATCGATCAAATGAGACAACAGCTTGAAACGGTTCATGGAGAATAA
- the rpiA gene encoding ribose-5-phosphate isomerase RpiA, translating into MDQLEMKKLAAQAALQYVKADTIVGVGSGSTVNCFIEALGAMKNQIKGAVAASKASEELLRRQGIEVFSANEVSELDVYVDGADEINPQKMMIKGGGAALTREKIVAALAKKFICIVDSSKQVDILGSTFPLPVEVIPMARSQVGRKLAALGGSPEYREGVVTDNGNVILDVYNFKILNPVEMEKELNNVAGVVTNGIFALRSADVVIVGTPEGAKVID; encoded by the coding sequence ATGGATCAGTTAGAAATGAAAAAACTTGCGGCACAAGCCGCACTACAATATGTGAAAGCGGATACGATTGTGGGGGTCGGGAGCGGTTCAACGGTGAACTGTTTTATTGAAGCATTAGGCGCAATGAAAAACCAAATCAAAGGTGCGGTAGCCGCTTCAAAAGCTTCGGAAGAATTATTACGCCGACAAGGTATCGAAGTCTTCAGCGCCAATGAGGTTTCCGAGTTAGATGTTTATGTTGACGGTGCTGATGAAATCAATCCGCAAAAAATGATGATTAAAGGCGGCGGTGCGGCTCTAACCCGCGAGAAAATTGTGGCGGCGCTTGCGAAAAAATTTATTTGTATCGTTGATTCCAGTAAACAGGTAGATATACTGGGCTCTACATTCCCATTACCGGTGGAAGTGATTCCGATGGCACGTTCACAAGTCGGTAGAAAACTGGCCGCACTTGGCGGCTCGCCGGAATATCGTGAGGGAGTGGTTACTGATAATGGCAACGTGATTTTAGATGTGTATAACTTTAAAATTTTAAATCCGGTGGAAATGGAAAAAGAATTAAATAACGTTGCCGGAGTGGTCACTAACGGCATATTCGCTTTGCGTAGTGCGGATGTCGTGATTGTCGGAACGCCTGAAGGGGCGAAGGTTATCGATTAA
- a CDS encoding AbgT family transporter translates to MSSTVSQKNSRIQPFLKGVEWLGNLLPHPVILFMLMCGILIILSAILHYFDVRVLDPRPNHSADIIVKSLLSQEGLSYMVSSLVKNFTGFAPLGTVLVAMLGVSIAESSGMISAALRGLIVGAPKKLVTFTIVFAAVISNTAAELGYVVLIPLAAMIFHALSRHPLAGIAAAFAGVSGGYSANLLLGTVDPLLSGITQEAVRLIYPNYVVGPEANWYFMFVSTFLVSILGYLVTEKIVEPQLGKYDPKDADDPSILKNKVEKLTPNEKKGVMWAGITMLIFSSLLAWTIVPEDGILRNPETGLVTGSPFLHGIVVFIFIFFAIPGYVYGRVTGSMRSSQDVVKSMSQGMASMGMYIVLVFFAAQFVAFFKWTNLGSIIAVKGANLLIDFGLTGPVLFIGFILVCAFINLMISSASAQWALTAPIFVPMLMLVGYAPEVIQAAYRIGDSTTNIITPMMSYFGLIMAVAVRYKKNTGVGTLMAMMIPYSFIFIIGWVTLFYLWVFVFGLPVGPGSLTYFSIP, encoded by the coding sequence ATGTCATCAACCGTTTCTCAAAAAAACAGTCGAATTCAGCCTTTTTTAAAAGGGGTAGAGTGGCTTGGAAATTTATTGCCGCACCCTGTCATTTTGTTTATGTTGATGTGTGGTATTTTGATCATACTTTCAGCAATTTTGCATTATTTTGATGTAAGAGTTTTGGATCCCCGCCCTAATCATTCTGCTGATATTATCGTGAAAAGCCTACTTAGCCAAGAAGGGCTTTCTTATATGGTTAGTAGTTTGGTAAAAAATTTCACTGGTTTTGCTCCACTTGGTACAGTTTTAGTTGCAATGCTTGGGGTATCTATTGCTGAATCTTCGGGTATGATTTCTGCCGCGTTGAGGGGCTTAATTGTTGGTGCGCCGAAAAAATTAGTGACCTTCACTATTGTATTTGCTGCGGTTATTTCAAATACAGCCGCAGAACTTGGTTATGTGGTGTTAATTCCTCTTGCGGCGATGATTTTTCACGCACTTAGTCGTCATCCGCTTGCCGGGATTGCCGCTGCATTCGCTGGAGTTTCCGGCGGATATAGCGCTAATTTGCTATTAGGTACGGTGGATCCGCTCTTATCGGGAATTACTCAAGAAGCGGTCCGTTTAATCTATCCGAATTATGTGGTTGGACCTGAAGCAAACTGGTATTTTATGTTTGTTAGTACGTTTTTAGTGAGTATTTTAGGTTATTTGGTTACTGAAAAAATCGTTGAACCACAGTTAGGAAAATATGATCCCAAAGATGCAGATGATCCTTCTATCCTTAAAAATAAAGTGGAAAAATTAACACCTAATGAGAAAAAAGGGGTGATGTGGGCCGGAATTACAATGTTAATTTTTTCCTCGCTACTTGCTTGGACGATTGTTCCTGAGGATGGCATTTTGCGTAATCCCGAAACAGGACTCGTGACGGGTTCACCTTTCTTACATGGTATTGTTGTCTTCATTTTTATCTTTTTTGCTATTCCCGGTTATGTCTATGGGCGAGTCACCGGTTCAATGAGATCTTCTCAAGATGTCGTAAAATCTATGTCGCAAGGTATGGCCTCAATGGGGATGTACATTGTATTAGTATTTTTTGCGGCACAGTTTGTAGCATTTTTTAAGTGGACGAACTTAGGCTCAATTATTGCTGTAAAGGGAGCTAATCTGCTTATTGATTTTGGTTTAACGGGCCCTGTACTTTTTATCGGTTTCATCTTGGTTTGTGCATTTATCAATTTGATGATTTCCTCCGCCTCTGCACAATGGGCATTAACTGCGCCTATTTTTGTACCTATGCTGATGTTAGTCGGTTATGCACCGGAAGTCATTCAGGCTGCATATCGTATCGGTGATTCAACAACGAATATTATTACACCGATGATGAGCTATTTTGGCTTGATTATGGCTGTGGCGGTTCGTTATAAGAAAAATACGGGGGTGGGGACGCTAATGGCGATGATGATCCCTTATTCATTTATTTTTATTATTGGTTGGGTAACACTTTTTTACCTCTGGGTTTTTGTGTTTGGTTTACCTGTTGGACCGGGCTCATTAACTTATTTTTCAATTCCATAA
- the gnd gene encoding decarboxylating NADP(+)-dependent phosphogluconate dehydrogenase, with product MSVKGDIGVIGLAVMGQNLILNMNDHGFKVVAYNRTTSKVDEFLQGEAKGTNIIGAYSLEDLAAKLEKPRKVMLMVRAGEVVDQFIDALLPHLEQGDIIIDGGNSNYPDTNRRVEALREKGIRFIGTGVSGGEEGARHGPSIMPGGNEEAWQFVKPVLQAISAKTQQGEPCCDWVGKDGAGHFVKMVHNGIEYGDMQLICEAYQFLKEGVGLSDDELQATFNEWRNTELDSYLIDITADILGYKDTDGTRLVDKILDTAGQKGTGKWTGINALDFGIPLTLITESVFARCVSAFKDQRVAANKLFNKTIGKVEGDKKVWIEAVRKALLASKIISYAQGFMLIREASENFNWNINYGNTALLWREGCIIRSRFLGNIRDAYEANPDLIFLGSDGYFKGILENSMSDWRKVVAKSIEIGLPMPCMASAVTFLDGYTSARLPANLLQAQRDYFGAHTYERTDKPRGEFFHTNWTGRGGNTASTTYDV from the coding sequence ATGTCAGTAAAAGGCGATATTGGTGTCATCGGCTTGGCGGTGATGGGGCAAAACCTCATTTTAAATATGAACGATCACGGTTTTAAAGTGGTGGCGTATAACCGGACTACTTCAAAAGTGGATGAGTTTTTACAGGGTGAGGCGAAAGGAACGAACATTATCGGTGCATATTCGTTAGAAGATTTAGCCGCGAAATTAGAAAAACCGCGCAAAGTCATGTTAATGGTACGTGCAGGTGAAGTAGTGGATCAATTTATTGATGCGTTATTACCCCATTTGGAACAGGGCGATATTATCATTGACGGCGGTAATTCCAACTATCCTGATACTAATCGCCGTGTGGAAGCGTTGCGTGAAAAAGGTATTCGTTTCATCGGTACCGGCGTTTCCGGTGGTGAAGAAGGTGCTCGCCACGGACCTTCTATTATGCCGGGTGGTAATGAAGAAGCGTGGCAATTCGTCAAACCTGTGTTACAAGCGATTTCCGCCAAAACCCAACAAGGTGAGCCTTGTTGCGACTGGGTAGGTAAAGACGGTGCGGGTCATTTTGTGAAAATGGTTCACAATGGTATTGAATACGGCGATATGCAATTAATTTGCGAAGCCTATCAATTCTTAAAAGAAGGCGTTGGCTTGTCTGACGATGAATTACAAGCGACTTTCAACGAGTGGCGCAATACCGAATTAGATAGCTATTTGATCGATATTACCGCTGATATTTTGGGTTATAAAGATACGGATGGTACGCGTTTAGTTGATAAAATCTTAGATACGGCAGGTCAAAAAGGTACGGGTAAATGGACGGGAATCAATGCGTTAGATTTTGGCATTCCATTGACCTTAATCACCGAATCCGTATTTGCCCGCTGTGTGTCCGCATTTAAAGATCAACGTGTTGCGGCAAACAAATTATTCAACAAAACGATTGGCAAAGTCGAAGGCGATAAAAAGGTATGGATTGAGGCAGTGCGCAAAGCATTATTGGCTTCCAAAATCATTTCTTATGCACAAGGCTTTATGTTGATTCGTGAAGCTTCTGAAAATTTCAACTGGAATATCAACTATGGCAACACTGCACTATTATGGCGTGAAGGCTGTATCATTCGCAGTCGTTTCTTAGGTAATATTCGTGACGCCTATGAAGCGAATCCGGATTTGATTTTCTTAGGTTCAGACGGCTACTTTAAGGGCATTTTGGAAAATTCTATGAGTGATTGGCGCAAAGTGGTGGCGAAATCTATCGAAATCGGTCTTCCAATGCCTTGTATGGCATCAGCCGTCACCTTCCTAGACGGTTATACTTCCGCTCGTTTACCTGCAAACTTATTGCAAGCACAACGTGACTATTTTGGTGCGCACACCTATGAACGTACCGATAAACCGCGCGGTGAGTTTTTCCACACCAACTGGACAGGGCGTGGTGGCAATACGGCATCAACCACTTACGATGTGTAA
- a CDS encoding phosphoglycolate phosphatase, producing MNTQFKLIGFDLDGTLVNSLPDLALSVNSALAELGLPQAQEELVLTWIGNGAPVLIARALDWAYAQTGRALSEAEIEKVKTRFSHYYSENLCNISRLYPNVKETLEALKAKGYILAVVTNKPTKHVQPVLAAFGIDHLFSETLGGQSLPAIKPHPGPLYYLCGKFGLEPRQVLFVGDSKNDIIAAHTAGCAVVGLTYGYNYNIPISESAPDWVFDDFGNLLEIL from the coding sequence ATGAACACACAATTTAAACTTATCGGCTTTGATTTGGACGGAACTTTAGTCAATAGCCTGCCGGACTTAGCCTTATCCGTAAATTCCGCTTTAGCGGAGCTGGGTTTACCGCAAGCTCAAGAAGAGTTGGTATTGACTTGGATCGGCAATGGTGCTCCGGTACTTATTGCGCGTGCTTTAGATTGGGCTTATGCACAAACCGGTAGAGCGTTAAGCGAAGCGGAAATCGAAAAAGTGAAGACGCGTTTTAGCCATTATTATAGTGAAAATCTTTGCAACATCAGTCGGTTATATCCAAATGTAAAAGAAACTTTAGAGGCTTTGAAAGCCAAAGGTTATATTCTTGCCGTTGTTACTAATAAACCGACCAAGCACGTTCAACCGGTGTTAGCGGCGTTTGGTATTGATCACTTATTTAGTGAAACCTTAGGCGGTCAATCTTTACCTGCAATCAAGCCGCATCCGGGGCCGCTTTATTATTTATGTGGAAAATTCGGACTTGAGCCCCGCCAAGTGTTATTTGTCGGTGATTCCAAAAATGACATTATTGCAGCTCATACTGCGGGTTGTGCGGTGGTTGGATTAACCTATGGTTACAACTATAATATTCCTATCAGCGAATCCGCCCCGGATTGGGTGTTTGACGATTTTGGTAACTTATTAGAAATTCTTTAG